The genomic DNA CGAAAAAACACCGAATCGAAGCAAAACCGTTCCCCGATTCGACAAGTTTTTTTAACCGCAGCGCGTGATTGGGAAACGCACTTCGCCTTCTTCCCCTTCACGCGGTTGCGGATGGATTTCCGTGCGGGTGGATGGATGCGAAACGCAAAATGCCCGCGATTGGAACAACCGCGGGCATTGGCGAGGTGAACGAAATCTCCACCGCAGGGGCGGCGGCAAGAAGAGGCTATTCCGCTGGCGGACGGCGAGGACGTTCGCCTCCTTCGGTTGGCTTCTCCCCATCGGGACGACGGCGGCCTTCACCGCCACCTTGGCGACCGCGGCGCTCAGCCATCTTCATCAGTTCCTCTTTGCTCAAAGCTTCGTCGCCGTCGACATCGGCGCGACTCAGCATCGCCCGCATCCGTTCTGGCAGCTCTTCGCCACTCAGTTTTCCGTCGCCATCTTTGTCCAACTTCAAGATCCGCTCGACAAACTGTTCGGGATTCCCGCCGCGGCGATTGCCTTCTCCTTCAGGGCGAGGCCGCCTTCCCTCACCATCGGGGCGACCTTGTCCGTCGCGCATTTCAGGACGATCGCCACGACCTTGAGGGCCACCGGGACCGCGATCGCCACGCGGCGCGGGCATCATTTCTTGAAACGACAGTTTGCCGTCGTTGTCGCGATCGAGCGACTTGAGCGCTTTCGCAGCCTGTTCGATCTCGGTCGCGTCGAGCATGCCATCGCCGTTGCTATCGAGCGCTTCCAGGATGGGGATCGGCGGCAGGCGTGGAGCTCCGTGGCGTGGGCCTCTGTCTCGCGGACCACCATCGCGAGGTCCGCCGTCGCGAGGACGTGGGCGATCGCCATCGCCTGGCCCATCCTGGGCAACAGCAATGCCAGCGGAAACACCTACAGAGACCAGTAGCGCCGCGGTGGCGGCGAAATGACGGTAACGCATTTTTTTGACTCGGGGCTGAATTTCAAGAAGAGATCTAACGGGTGCCGAGGACTCGCTTCGCGATCGGGGATCGCTCCATCGTCGACACGTAGAATGAAACCCCAGAGGCAGGCAAACGTTCCGCATAAATCTTGGCGATTGATTTTCCCGTTTCCGCCGTCGGAAGCCCTTCTTGACGCGATCGGATTCCGACACGGTGCGGTCTACGTTTCGGGGCCGCCCAGCAGCGGTTCGTCCATCGCGCGGATATCGCTGTTGGGAAATCCGCCGGGGAATTCCTGTTTGGCCAGCTCGATCGCGGCGATTGCGACCGCCAGATGCTGACTCTTCGTCTTCTTGTAGAACTCGAGCGCTTCGGCGGCCAGTTTCGGTTTGCCGTGCAGCGGTTTATCGGAAACGCACAGCAGCGTCGCCGAGGGTATTCGATAGCGGAAGCCGTTGGCGGCGACGGTGGCCGATTCCATGTCGACCGCGATGCTGCGACTGGCTCGCAGATCGGCTAACGTCCCTCGCAGCGTCAGTTCCCAGTTCCGATCGATCGTCGTGTAGACGACGCCAAATCGGTAGGGAAGCTTGCGTTCGTCGAGGACGCGGGCCAGGTTGCGATTCAAGACAAAGTTGGGCGACAGCGGGACGCTGGTCGGCAGCGTTTGGTCCAACAACCGATCGGCTCGCATGTAACCCGAACCGAGCACAAAGTCGCCGATCTCTTGGTGATTTCGGATCCCCGCGCAATGGCCGACCATCAACATCGCGTCGGGCCGCAGCACGGCGATATGGTCGGTCAGGTTCTTTGCGTTGCTAGGTCCAACGCCGATGTTGATGATCGTAACGCCGTCGTTGTTGACAGTCCGTTGATGCAGCGCCGGCATCTGCACATCGGTCCGCTGCGGACGGATGCAATCGGGATAGGCTTCGATAAATGCATTCATATGCATTTGGTAATTGGTCAACAGCACATAGCGTTGAAAGTCTTCGACCTGCGTGCCGGTGTAATGTTCCAGCCGTTGGATCGACAGCTCGGCTCGCTCGGGCCCAAACAGGAAGACCTTCTTCCGCGTGTGGTCAAAGTCGCTCTCGTCGATCAATTGCAGCAGCTTGGGCGCGTTCAAGTCGACTCTTGCCCGTGACGGTGCGACGTGCAGTTGTGCCCCGCGCTGCGCCAGCTTGGTCAGCTCGCGGCGCAGATACCAGCGAAAGGCGGAAGGCCGCGCGATCGAACCGGAGATCGTAGGATTGTGCTTCGACCAACTGCGGACGACGGTGAGCTTCGAATAGACTCCCGACGCATAATGCCGCTCCATCAACGCACAGGCAGCTTCGATCTGTTGCTCCAGATCGGCCTGCGACTGGCCGGGCAAAATTTGCATGGTCTCGGACACGACGATTCTCCAGGGCCCTTAATCGGCGACGAATCATTGGGTGCCGCCGATCGGCGATTCGATCCGCTGGCGAGGCGGGCGTCGATCAAACGTTGATTCGACAGTGGTCGAGGATCTCTTCACCGGTAGCGGAATAGCCGACGTAAAACGGGCCAAACTCGCCGTACTTGGCACTCGCTTGATCGAACCGCATGCGGTAGACGATCTCTTTCAGATGTTCGGGATTGCGGCCCCACAGCGTGACCATCCATTCCCAGTCGTCCAGGCCGACGCCGACGGTGATCAATTGCGACACGCGGCCGGCGAACGCCATCCCGCTCTGAGCGTGTTCGGCCATCAGCGACTGCCGCAGCGACGACGATTCCATGAACCAGTTGGCTCCCGGCACGCGGGATTTGTTCATCGGATAGAAACAGGCGGCGGGCCAATCGGGGATATCGGGTGACAGCCGCTGTTGATTCATCATCGGCAGACGACGCTCGTACGCGGCGACCTTGGCGGCCAGTTCGGGCGAATCGGGGGCGTTCCCTTCGCGGATCAACTTCTCGCGATACTGCGGGACCGAGGGGACGTATTCGGAGATCTCGCTCATCGAAACAAACGACCAAGTCGCCTCGACCGCAGCGCCCAACGGGCCCGACACGACCGCTTGGTGAACCGCGTCGATCTTGAGCGGATCGGCGTCCATCATCATCAAGGCAAAGTCGGCTTTGTGACCGCTGATGATGTACCGCTGCAGCTTCTCGGGCCGCGTCGCTTCGGCTGGATCGACAGCCGCCAGGAATTGACGCATGCCGTCGCGGAGCCGCCGCGCCGACAGACCGGCCAAAACATCGCGTCGGAAGCGATACATGAAGTGCGAGCAGTGGAGCCCTTCGGATGGCGTGCGACTTGGTTCGGGCAGGCTTTGCGAGGCGGCGTGGGGACGTCCAGCGGGTTGGTTCATGAGCTTCGTATGGTGGTGGATGGAAAGGCGTGGTGGGCAGATGAGCCGTCGCCGGCTGACCCAGAGTCTACCGCTGATTATACCGGCGGAGGCGGTTTGCGGCAAAGCGGCTGGTCGCGTGTCGGATCGCGATTCGTCACCGCGCTCGCCGACGATTTATTCGACCAACATCGCTCCGGTTCGCTTGGCGAGCGTCGGATCGATGCAGGCCAACATGTGTGGCCTGAGTTGAGAATAATGAGCCACGCCCAAACCGTGGACGTAGGTCAGCGCTTCGTTTAACAGCGTGTCGATGATCGGCGAGATCATCCGCGTCGCGGTCGCGGTGCCAGTCGACGGAGGCCCGAGCGCCGACGCGTGGGCATAACTGGCGTGCGGGTCGCCGGCTGCCGGTGCCGGATCGGCGGCGGGCCAGTTGTGCAATACGAGATAATCGATGCTGACCGCCGAAGCCCCCAGAGCCAACAGTTTCACGAGGTCCAGCGGCGACGTGGTCGGTGCGGAAACCCAGAGTGCGATCCCGGCGGCTTCGCTGGCGTCGATCATCCGTCGACAGGCAGCGGTTTGCGCGGCGATCAGGTTGCCAACGCTGGGGGATGTCGGATCGAGATCGAACCGCAGCACGATCCCGTCGGGGCGAGCGGCCAGCAGGTTGGGCAGGTCTTGCTGCAGATGGAACGGGCTGATCGCGACGAAGATCGCCGCCTGCGGCGCGAGTGCCCTCAGTTGTTCAATTTTGCGGCCTAGCTTGTCGGGGAGGGCGACATCGGCGGGCCAACGCGATCCGGTGATGACTGTCGAATCGGGCAGCGAATCGGCGCGGTGATCCCACCGCCGCAATTGATCCATCGTATAGACGCTGCCATCGCCGACCTCGCTGTTCAAACGCAAATCGACAAACGCCGCTCGCGACAGATCATCGATCGTGACGCCATAACGTTCGGGACGATAGGGGCACATCACCAGATCGGCCGGTCGATCCTCATCGACATCCAGATCCAACAGGCTGGTCACGACAGCGCTTTCGGTCAGCTCGTGAGCCAACAGAGCGCAGGTGGTCGGTGGCAAAAGCGCCCAGGGAAGATCGTAAGCAAACAGCGGACAGCGCAGCGGGATCGCCGGGCCGTGGGCGCGACGCACCTCCGATGCCGGCACCTCGCGATCGCTTGTCGACCGTGGACCTGTTGGCGGTGGCGCCAAGTGCAAGTCGCCCAGCAGCGAACGGTTGGTATCCAGATGCATCGATCGATCGTCCTGTTACAGTTTGCTGAGAATCTGCGCCGCTTTGGCTTCGTAGAGCGCCTGCCACGCCGGGGCCAACACGCAATCGCTGTCCTCTTGCGCATTCCCCACGTTCCGCAATTGGTCGGCGGTGGGGGCGTAATAAATGTAGCCGTTGGTATACCCGGCGACAAAGGTGTGCTCGTGCGGCGACGCTTGTTTGATGTTCTTGCCGATCTGGACCGTCAGTTCGCCGGGGAACGTCGTCAGCACAAAATCGCCGACGCGCAGCCCGACCAGTTCGACATCGATCATCCGCTTGCCGCCGTCGACTAGATCAGCCTGATGTTTCCGCAGCAGGCGAATGTTTGTGTTGACTCGGGTGATCTGTTCCATCGTGTGGATGTTGTCGATGTAGCGAGCCATGTTCTTGCGGTTCTCGATGTCCAAATGGCGTAGGTCGCTGCGACCGAGCGCTTTGTCGTGCAGATAGCGATGCGAATAATAGGAGGGGAATTCTTCGGACAGTCGATACTTCACGACCAGCGGCAAAAACGTCTTCAGGTTCAGACTGGTACCGGTCAGCGAGTTGACCAATTTCTCGCGTTCGGCTTCCATTTCGATGATCCGCTGCGCCAGATCGGCTCGCGGCAACGGTAGCGTTTCGTTGACGACGCGCAGTGTGGCGTCGGGACGCGTTTCGATCTTGCGAGCCGCTTGCAGCGTGCTGAGTCCCAGCAGATTGCCGAGCGTTTGGGCGTGACGCGGATGGTCGACATCTTTGTAGTCGATCGGATTGATGTCGCCGGCGCAGCCTTGGACAAACAACGCGACCGTTCCGTCGCTCATGTTTTGTTCGATCACATCGGACGCATAGCCGGTCATGTCGGCGGTGTTCGCGCCGCCGGGGACGCCTTGGATCGGATGGCAGGCAAAGT from Rosistilla oblonga includes the following:
- a CDS encoding AMP nucleosidase, whose product is MSETMQILPGQSQADLEQQIEAACALMERHYASGVYSKLTVVRSWSKHNPTISGSIARPSAFRWYLRRELTKLAQRGAQLHVAPSRARVDLNAPKLLQLIDESDFDHTRKKVFLFGPERAELSIQRLEHYTGTQVEDFQRYVLLTNYQMHMNAFIEAYPDCIRPQRTDVQMPALHQRTVNNDGVTIINIGVGPSNAKNLTDHIAVLRPDAMLMVGHCAGIRNHQEIGDFVLGSGYMRADRLLDQTLPTSVPLSPNFVLNRNLARVLDERKLPYRFGVVYTTIDRNWELTLRGTLADLRASRSIAVDMESATVAANGFRYRIPSATLLCVSDKPLHGKPKLAAEALEFYKKTKSQHLAVAIAAIELAKQEFPGGFPNSDIRAMDEPLLGGPET
- the hemQ gene encoding hydrogen peroxide-dependent heme synthase, encoding MNQPAGRPHAASQSLPEPSRTPSEGLHCSHFMYRFRRDVLAGLSARRLRDGMRQFLAAVDPAEATRPEKLQRYIISGHKADFALMMMDADPLKIDAVHQAVVSGPLGAAVEATWSFVSMSEISEYVPSVPQYREKLIREGNAPDSPELAAKVAAYERRLPMMNQQRLSPDIPDWPAACFYPMNKSRVPGANWFMESSSLRQSLMAEHAQSGMAFAGRVSQLITVGVGLDDWEWMVTLWGRNPEHLKEIVYRMRFDQASAKYGEFGPFYVGYSATGEEILDHCRINV
- a CDS encoding EF-hand domain-containing protein, producing the protein MRYRHFAATAALLVSVGVSAGIAVAQDGPGDGDRPRPRDGGPRDGGPRDRGPRHGAPRLPPIPILEALDSNGDGMLDATEIEQAAKALKSLDRDNDGKLSFQEMMPAPRGDRGPGGPQGRGDRPEMRDGQGRPDGEGRRPRPEGEGNRRGGNPEQFVERILKLDKDGDGKLSGEELPERMRAMLSRADVDGDEALSKEELMKMAERRGRQGGGEGRRRPDGEKPTEGGERPRRPPAE